The genomic window GTGAGGACTTTTTGCAGCTTGATAATATTTTAGTAATTAACCGTAAAGTTGAGTTAAGTAGAATAGATGAAAATACCATTTATAAATCTTTGATTCAAGAAGTTAAAGATGATTCATTTGCGGTGGCTGTTCCCTCCTGTTTAGGGGAATATCTTATTTTGCACCCTAATGAATTAGTAAATGTAATGGTTTTGTCAGACAACGAACGCTATGGATTTGTGAGCAAAGTTCTCTTTAGAAGCAGGGATCAGATTCCCTTATATTATTTATCTAACCCCAAAGAAGTAGAGCGTATTCAATTGCGTAATTTCGTACGCATAAAAACAATTTTTGAAGTTTTTTATCAGGAAATTTCTTCTGAAGATTTAGACCGCCTAAATCAGCTTAAACCTCAAGAAAAGGCTCGCGTTGTTGATATTAGCGGGGGTGGAATGCAAATAGCCATAGATAAAAAAATTCCCGTAAATAGTTTGCTTTACGTGCACATTCCTCTGGCAATGGATGGTGATGTACATAATGTATTTGTTGTAGGTAAAATTGTTAGATTTATACCTGCTGACGAAAAACGTACCCATAATTTAGCAGGTCTTGGTTTTGAGAAGATTACGGAAAAAGAAAGGGAGCTCCTGATTCGGTTTATTTTTTGCAAAATGCGGGAACAGCGTTGGGCAGAGAGGTGATTTCATGAAGGCAGAAGATTTTTTGCCTTTAGTTAAATTAATAGTCAATCATTTGCAAGTTAGACTGCCAGCCTATTTGGAAACTGATGATCTGATTGGTTGGGGAGTATTTGGACTTTTAGAAGCTTTCCAAAAGTTTGATCCTCAGAGAGGCATTAAATTTGAAAGCTACGCTACTCCAAGAATCAAAGGAGCAATTTTAGATGCTATTCGTAAACATAGTTGGGCTCCCCGCTCTGTTTATGAACATTTAAAAAGTTATAATAAGGTTTTAGATAAATTGGAACAGGCAGGAAACGAAGAAATAACCAACGAAATGGTTGCCGCGGAAATGGGAATTAGTGTTTCCGAAGTAGAGCAGTTGTTACTTGATATTAATAAATTGACAATAGATTCTTTAGAAAGCTTTATTTATGCGAAAGATAATAATTTAACACTGGCCGATACAGTAGTTGACAGCAAAAGTCCCGACCCTCAGTTAATGCTGGAAGAGCAAGAATTAAAAAGCGCTTTGGTAAAAGCAATTGAAAATTTGGGAGAAAAAGATCGTTTGCTTTTAAACCTTTATTATTATGAAGAGCTAACTTTAAAAGAAATTGGTCAAGTACTCAATGTATCGGAATCAAGAGTTTGTCAACTTCATGCTAGAGCAATTACTCGTCTAAGGCAGGAATTGAAAGAATTTGGAGGAAAAGATTAATGGCTTACCTACTACTAATCATTGGTATTTTTTTAGTTGCGCTTACTTACCAAGAAGCAGTTGGACAATGGGGAAAACACTCAATAGAATCTTTTCCCGAAAAATATTTTTTGCCTAGCTATTTGCAGAATTTAGAGAGTAAAGTAAGTGCTTTAGAAAATATTGTTCAAGAAATAAAATCCAAGGGAGAAAGGGAAAAAATCATTAGGCAAAAAACAGGTATTCAGCCTTTAAAACAGAATATTATGGAAAATAAACCTTTACCGACAAGTATTGACAACATTAATGAAGAAATTCTAGCAGCCTATAAACAAGGTAAAGGAGTAACTGAACTGGCAAAAGAATTTGGCAAAGGGAAGGGTGAAATAGAATTAATTTTAAACTTAAAAAATTAAAAATCCCCCTAAAATATGCTCAATTTTGCTTAGGATTAGGTATAGGGC from Bacillota bacterium LX-D includes these protein-coding regions:
- a CDS encoding flagellar brake domain-containing protein; protein product: MQLDNILVINRKVELSRIDENTIYKSLIQEVKDDSFAVAVPSCLGEYLILHPNELVNVMVLSDNERYGFVSKVLFRSRDQIPLYYLSNPKEVERIQLRNFVRIKTIFEVFYQEISSEDLDRLNQLKPQEKARVVDISGGGMQIAIDKKIPVNSLLYVHIPLAMDGDVHNVFVVGKIVRFIPADEKRTHNLAGLGFEKITEKERELLIRFIFCKMREQRWAER
- a CDS encoding FliA/WhiG family RNA polymerase sigma factor, producing MKAEDFLPLVKLIVNHLQVRLPAYLETDDLIGWGVFGLLEAFQKFDPQRGIKFESYATPRIKGAILDAIRKHSWAPRSVYEHLKSYNKVLDKLEQAGNEEITNEMVAAEMGISVSEVEQLLLDINKLTIDSLESFIYAKDNNLTLADTVVDSKSPDPQLMLEEQELKSALVKAIENLGEKDRLLLNLYYYEELTLKEIGQVLNVSESRVCQLHARAITRLRQELKEFGGKD